One region of Juglans regia cultivar Chandler chromosome 4, Walnut 2.0, whole genome shotgun sequence genomic DNA includes:
- the LOC109013712 gene encoding kinesin-like protein KIN-4C isoform X3, with protein sequence MEISEVKNADSSQCMRVAVNIRPLITSELLLGCTDCISVVPSEPRVQIGSHSFTYDYVYGGMGLPCSALYDDCVAPLVDALFHGYNATVLAYGQTGSGKTYTMGTNYTGEESNGGIIPKAMESIFRRVEAMKDSTKFFIKVSFIEIFEDKVFDLLDPNSSVFSKAEGASFAKPTMHARVPIRIRETMNEGITLVSVTEVEVMTKEEMATQLSRGSHSRATNLTNMNSQSSQSHAIFTITMEQNKISHCLAGAINDDLGDDILRAKLHLVDLAGFVRAKRTGADGRRFKEGIHINKDLQALGNVISALGDKKKRKEGGHVPYRDSKLTHLLQNLNLQDSLGRSSKTVMIACVSPADINVEETINTLKYADRAHNSQNKAVINREPMAAQEQRMRSSNISSTSDDGAQKLNILEAQVAQLLKQIHRTDKAAKRFLESRKASSSCETSSAENGNGPGIQTLMQAIEHWLEVTVRVYKVCAEYERQLEELSCFICFIFLSLEI encoded by the exons ATGGAGATTTCGGAAGTGAAGAATGCAGATTCTTCGCAATGCATGCGAGTCGCAGTTAACATTCGGCCTTTGATTACGTCCGAGCTCCTACTCGGCTGTACGGATTGCATTTCCGTCGTTCCCAGCGAACCTCGG GTGCAAATCGGGTCCCATTCATTCACCTATGATTATGTTTATGGCGGCATGGGCTTGCCTTGTTCTGCTCTCTATGATGATTGTGTTGCTCCTCTTGTTGATGCGCTATTCCATGGATACAATGCCACAGTTCTTGCATATGGCCAG ACGGGGTCTGGGAAAACATACACGATGGGGACTAACTATACAGGGGAAGAAAGTAATGGTGGAATTATACCTAAAGCAATGGAAAGTATATTCCGAAGGGTTGAGGCGATGAAAGAttccacaaaattttttatcaaagtATCATTCATTGAG ATATTCGAGGACAAAGTGTTTGATTTGCTTGACCCAAATTCATCGGTCTTCTCTAAAGCTGAAGGGGCATCTTTTGCAAAGCCCACAATGCACGCAAGAGTTCCCATACGAATAAGAGAAACGATGAATGAAGGAATAACACTTGTTAGTGTGACTGAGGTAGAAGTTATGACAAAAGAAGAGATGGCGACACAGCTATCTCGAGGTTCTCATTCTCGTGCCACTAATCTTACAAATATGAATAGTCAGTCAAG TCAGTCACATGCTATCTTTACAATTACAatggaacaaaacaaaatttctcACTGCCTGGCTGGAGCAATAAATGATGACCTTGGTGATGATATCTTACGTGCAAAACTACATTTAGTCGATCTTGCTGGTTTTGTACGTGCAAAAAGAACAGGTGCAGATGGAAGGCGTTTCAAGGAAG GCATACATATCAATAAGGATCTACAAGCTCTTGGCAATGTGATAAGTGCTTTGGGAGataagaaaaagaggaaagaaggaGGCCATGTTCCATATCGTGATAGCAAGTTAACGCACTTGTTACAG AATTTGAATCTGCAGGATTCTCTTGGAAGGAGCAGCAAAACAGTCATGATTG CTTGTGTCAGTCCTGCTGATATAAATGTTGAGGAAACAATAAACACTCTGAAGTATGCAGATCGTGCTCATAACAGTCAGAACAAGGCAGTT ATCAACCGTGAACCAATGGCAGCTCAGGAGCAGAGAATGAGGAGCTCAAATATTTCATCGACTTCTGATGATGGTGCTCAAAAGTTGAATATCCTGGAGGCACAG GTTGCTCAACTTTTGAAACAAATACATAGAACCGACAAGGCAGCGAAACGATTTCTAGAATCTCGAAAGGCTTCCTCCTCATGCGAAACTTCCA GTGCTGAAAATGGAAATGGTCCTGGAATTCAG ACACTGATGCAGGCAATTGAACATTGGCTTGAAGTCACCGTGCGGGTATATAAAGTATGTGCTGAGTATGAGCGTCAATTGGAAGA
- the LOC109013712 gene encoding kinesin-like protein KIN-4C isoform X1: MEISEVKNADSSQCMRVAVNIRPLITSELLLGCTDCISVVPSEPRVQIGSHSFTYDYVYGGMGLPCSALYDDCVAPLVDALFHGYNATVLAYGQTGSGKTYTMGTNYTGEESNGGIIPKAMESIFRRVEAMKDSTKFFIKVSFIEIFEDKVFDLLDPNSSVFSKAEGASFAKPTMHARVPIRIRETMNEGITLVSVTEVEVMTKEEMATQLSRGSHSRATNLTNMNSQSSQSHAIFTITMEQNKISHCLAGAINDDLGDDILRAKLHLVDLAGFVRAKRTGADGRRFKEGIHINKDLQALGNVISALGDKKKRKEGGHVPYRDSKLTHLLQNLNLQDSLGRSSKTVMIACVSPADINVEETINTLKYADRAHNSQNKAVINREPMAAQEQRMRSSNISSTSDDGAQKLNILEAQVAQLLKQIHRTDKAAKRFLESRKASSSCETSSAENGNGPGIQTLMQAIEHWLEVTVRVYKVCAEYERQLEEEKDSDIRDLKEKTVKLSSYGRQLEMQKPNPQQLVKS; encoded by the exons ATGGAGATTTCGGAAGTGAAGAATGCAGATTCTTCGCAATGCATGCGAGTCGCAGTTAACATTCGGCCTTTGATTACGTCCGAGCTCCTACTCGGCTGTACGGATTGCATTTCCGTCGTTCCCAGCGAACCTCGG GTGCAAATCGGGTCCCATTCATTCACCTATGATTATGTTTATGGCGGCATGGGCTTGCCTTGTTCTGCTCTCTATGATGATTGTGTTGCTCCTCTTGTTGATGCGCTATTCCATGGATACAATGCCACAGTTCTTGCATATGGCCAG ACGGGGTCTGGGAAAACATACACGATGGGGACTAACTATACAGGGGAAGAAAGTAATGGTGGAATTATACCTAAAGCAATGGAAAGTATATTCCGAAGGGTTGAGGCGATGAAAGAttccacaaaattttttatcaaagtATCATTCATTGAG ATATTCGAGGACAAAGTGTTTGATTTGCTTGACCCAAATTCATCGGTCTTCTCTAAAGCTGAAGGGGCATCTTTTGCAAAGCCCACAATGCACGCAAGAGTTCCCATACGAATAAGAGAAACGATGAATGAAGGAATAACACTTGTTAGTGTGACTGAGGTAGAAGTTATGACAAAAGAAGAGATGGCGACACAGCTATCTCGAGGTTCTCATTCTCGTGCCACTAATCTTACAAATATGAATAGTCAGTCAAG TCAGTCACATGCTATCTTTACAATTACAatggaacaaaacaaaatttctcACTGCCTGGCTGGAGCAATAAATGATGACCTTGGTGATGATATCTTACGTGCAAAACTACATTTAGTCGATCTTGCTGGTTTTGTACGTGCAAAAAGAACAGGTGCAGATGGAAGGCGTTTCAAGGAAG GCATACATATCAATAAGGATCTACAAGCTCTTGGCAATGTGATAAGTGCTTTGGGAGataagaaaaagaggaaagaaggaGGCCATGTTCCATATCGTGATAGCAAGTTAACGCACTTGTTACAG AATTTGAATCTGCAGGATTCTCTTGGAAGGAGCAGCAAAACAGTCATGATTG CTTGTGTCAGTCCTGCTGATATAAATGTTGAGGAAACAATAAACACTCTGAAGTATGCAGATCGTGCTCATAACAGTCAGAACAAGGCAGTT ATCAACCGTGAACCAATGGCAGCTCAGGAGCAGAGAATGAGGAGCTCAAATATTTCATCGACTTCTGATGATGGTGCTCAAAAGTTGAATATCCTGGAGGCACAG GTTGCTCAACTTTTGAAACAAATACATAGAACCGACAAGGCAGCGAAACGATTTCTAGAATCTCGAAAGGCTTCCTCCTCATGCGAAACTTCCA GTGCTGAAAATGGAAATGGTCCTGGAATTCAG ACACTGATGCAGGCAATTGAACATTGGCTTGAAGTCACCGTGCGGGTATATAAAGTATGTGCTGAGTATGAGCGTCAATTGGAAGA
- the LOC109013712 gene encoding kinesin-like protein KIN-4C isoform X2 — protein MEISEVKNADSSQCMRVAVNIRPLITSELLLGCTDCISVVPSEPRVQIGSHSFTYDYVYGGMGLPCSALYDDCVAPLVDALFHGYNATVLAYGQTGSGKTYTMGTNYTGEESNGGIIPKAMESIFRRVEAMKDSTKFFIKVSFIEIFEDKVFDLLDPNSSVFSKAEGASFAKPTMHARVPIRIRETMNEGITLVSVTEVEVMTKEEMATQLSRGSHSRATNLTNMNSQSSQSHAIFTITMEQNKISHCLAGAINDDLGDDILRAKLHLVDLAGFVRAKRTGADGRRFKEGIHINKDLQALGNVISALGDKKKRKEGGHVPYRDSKLTHLLQDSLGRSSKTVMIACVSPADINVEETINTLKYADRAHNSQNKAVINREPMAAQEQRMRSSNISSTSDDGAQKLNILEAQVAQLLKQIHRTDKAAKRFLESRKASSSCETSSAENGNGPGIQTLMQAIEHWLEVTVRVYKVCAEYERQLEEEKDSDIRDLKEKTVKLSSYGRQLEMQKPNPQQLVKS, from the exons ATGGAGATTTCGGAAGTGAAGAATGCAGATTCTTCGCAATGCATGCGAGTCGCAGTTAACATTCGGCCTTTGATTACGTCCGAGCTCCTACTCGGCTGTACGGATTGCATTTCCGTCGTTCCCAGCGAACCTCGG GTGCAAATCGGGTCCCATTCATTCACCTATGATTATGTTTATGGCGGCATGGGCTTGCCTTGTTCTGCTCTCTATGATGATTGTGTTGCTCCTCTTGTTGATGCGCTATTCCATGGATACAATGCCACAGTTCTTGCATATGGCCAG ACGGGGTCTGGGAAAACATACACGATGGGGACTAACTATACAGGGGAAGAAAGTAATGGTGGAATTATACCTAAAGCAATGGAAAGTATATTCCGAAGGGTTGAGGCGATGAAAGAttccacaaaattttttatcaaagtATCATTCATTGAG ATATTCGAGGACAAAGTGTTTGATTTGCTTGACCCAAATTCATCGGTCTTCTCTAAAGCTGAAGGGGCATCTTTTGCAAAGCCCACAATGCACGCAAGAGTTCCCATACGAATAAGAGAAACGATGAATGAAGGAATAACACTTGTTAGTGTGACTGAGGTAGAAGTTATGACAAAAGAAGAGATGGCGACACAGCTATCTCGAGGTTCTCATTCTCGTGCCACTAATCTTACAAATATGAATAGTCAGTCAAG TCAGTCACATGCTATCTTTACAATTACAatggaacaaaacaaaatttctcACTGCCTGGCTGGAGCAATAAATGATGACCTTGGTGATGATATCTTACGTGCAAAACTACATTTAGTCGATCTTGCTGGTTTTGTACGTGCAAAAAGAACAGGTGCAGATGGAAGGCGTTTCAAGGAAG GCATACATATCAATAAGGATCTACAAGCTCTTGGCAATGTGATAAGTGCTTTGGGAGataagaaaaagaggaaagaaggaGGCCATGTTCCATATCGTGATAGCAAGTTAACGCACTTGTTACAG GATTCTCTTGGAAGGAGCAGCAAAACAGTCATGATTG CTTGTGTCAGTCCTGCTGATATAAATGTTGAGGAAACAATAAACACTCTGAAGTATGCAGATCGTGCTCATAACAGTCAGAACAAGGCAGTT ATCAACCGTGAACCAATGGCAGCTCAGGAGCAGAGAATGAGGAGCTCAAATATTTCATCGACTTCTGATGATGGTGCTCAAAAGTTGAATATCCTGGAGGCACAG GTTGCTCAACTTTTGAAACAAATACATAGAACCGACAAGGCAGCGAAACGATTTCTAGAATCTCGAAAGGCTTCCTCCTCATGCGAAACTTCCA GTGCTGAAAATGGAAATGGTCCTGGAATTCAG ACACTGATGCAGGCAATTGAACATTGGCTTGAAGTCACCGTGCGGGTATATAAAGTATGTGCTGAGTATGAGCGTCAATTGGAAGA